A genomic region of Drosophila kikkawai strain 14028-0561.14 chromosome X, DkikHiC1v2, whole genome shotgun sequence contains the following coding sequences:
- the Npc1b gene encoding NPC intracellular cholesterol transporter 1 homolog 1b has translation MLGCLVALVSVSFGSLPARIVTTPQAVPVLEPKFFFSVAMKVIFPLALALALSVAVVLAQSEEPELGCIWYGQSHQIGAHWQNLADTRPARPLNSATAEAIFARRCPVLYKEYKGESGEEELSLCCDAAQIETMDAGLSQADGVFSRCPTCTRNMAQTVCAMTCAKNHTLFLTGYNATYQPTGLEFIEYIDYRITDATVSKIYDSCDGIQHTQTGRPAMDLGCGAYNAKTCNYRRWYEFMGDVTGDYVPFQINYIWSDDAEEGNEEIYLDLNILKCGESYEGSYACACIDCETSCPLTDAPTGPDELWKIAGLYGVTFIVGLIIAVLFSGLICWGALSRNRLCMTSVCMPTLFGEFFYHGFRVWGTFCAKHPVLVLALCSWAIAGLSYGIRYMTITTDPVELWAGSESQTRLEKDYFDQHFGPFYRTNQMFIKAVNQSHFTHEAPSGLLNFGPAFEYNFLKEVFELQESIMKLGLAEGEGLDKICYAPVLLAGQTATVDDCVIQSIYGYFQHDMDRFESSYVDSNNYTINYLNQLEDCLRVPMMEDCFGTYGGPIEPGIAVGGMPKVAVGDDPDYMLATGLVITFLGRNQLDEAKLEPNEKWEKLFVDFLRDYKSDRLDIAYMAERSIQDAIVELSEGEVSTVVISYLVMFLYVAIALGHIRSCTGFLRESRIMLAIGGIVIVMASVTCSLGFWGYLDVTTTMLAIEVIPFLVLAVGVDNIFIMVHTYQRLDHSQFATTHEAIGEAIGQVGPSILQTAGSEMACFAIGCIADMPAVKTFAMYAAIAILLDFLLQITAFVALMAIDERRYQDGRLDMLCCLRSGGAKKRHSVQEDAVGAGAGVDQAKEVGMLESMFKNFYSPFLLSKPVKVCVLLIFTVITCLSLMVAPSIEKGLDQEMSMPKNSHVVKYFRYMVDLLAMGAPVYWVLKPGLNYSLPLEQNLICGGVECNNNSLSVQLYTQSRYPEITALARPASSWLDDYIDWLAITDCCKYNVTTGGFCSSNSKSDDCLPCERGFTENGLRPDVETFNRYIPYFLFDLPDAECAKAGRASYADAVIYTIDDEGMSTVQDTYFMQYSTTSTTSEEFYSQLREVRRIAGEINSMFAENGVDAEIFAYCVFYIYYEQYLTIWDDALFSLGMSLLAIFLVTLVITGLDITSTLIVLFMVICILINMGGMMWAWSINLNAISLVNLVVCVGIGVEFVAHIVRSFKRAEGTAQERARHSLNVTGSSVLSGITLTKFAGIVVLGFSNSQIFQVFYFRMYLGIVLIGAAHGLILLPVLLSLLGPLNNLARSSSAEPIGVSN, from the exons ATGTTGGGATGTTTGGTGGCTTTAGTTTCAGTTTCGTTCGGTTCGCTGCCGGCGCGAATTGTTACCACTCCCCAAGCTGTGCCAGTTCTTGAAcccaagttttttttttctgtggcaATGAAAGTGATTTTCCCACTGGCCCTGGCGCTGGCCCTATCGGTGGCAGTGGTCCTGGCCCAGAGCGAGGAGCCCGAGCTGGGCTGCATCTGGTATGGCCAGAGTCATCAGATCGGTGCCCACTGGCAGAATTTGGCGGACACAAGACCAGCGCGACCGCTGAACAGTGCCACGGCTGAGGCGATCTTTGCCCGGCGTTGCCCGGTTTTGTACAAGGAGTACAAGGGCGAGTCTGGCGAGGAGGAGCTAAGTCTCTGCTGCGACGCAGCTCAGATTGAGACCATGGACGCGGGCCTGTCGCAGGCGGATGGTGTCTTCTCCCGCTGCCCGACGTGCACGCGGAACATGGCCCAGACAGTCTGCGCCATGACCTGTGCCAAGAACCACACCCTCTTCCTAACCGGCTACAATGCCACCTACCAGCCCACGGGCCTGGAGTTCATCGAGTACATTGATTACCGGATTACAGACGCCACCGTATCCAAGATCTATGACAGCTGCGACGGAATCCAGCACACGCAGACGGGACGACCGGCCATGGATCTGGGATGCGGGGCCTACAATGCCAAGACCTGCAACTACCGTCGCTGGTATGAGTTCATGGGCGACGTGACCGGCGACTATGTGCCCTTCCAGATCAACTATATATGGTCCGATGACGCGGAGGAGGGCAACGAGGAGATATACCTGGATCTGAATATCCTCAAGTGCGGCGAGAGCTACGAGGGCAGCTACGCCTGTGCCTGCATTGACTGCGAGACGTCCTGTCCGCTCACAGATGCGCCCACGGGTCCCGACGAGCTATGGAAGATCGCTGGCCTCTACGGGGTAACCTTCATAGTGGGGTTGATCATTGCCGTGCTCTTCTCGGGTCTCATCTGCTGGGGAGCGCTGAGCAGGAACCGGCTCTGCATGACCAGTGTCTGTATGCCGACGCTGTTTGGGGAGTTCTTCTACCATGGCTTCCGCGTCTGGGGAACATTCTGCGCCAAGCATCCGGTTTTGGTCCTTGCCCTGTGCTCCTGGGCCATCGCTGGGCTGTCCTATGGCATTCGATACATGACCATCACTACGGATCCCGTTGAGCTCTGGGCCGGCAGCGAGAGCCAGACGAGGCTTGAGAAGGACTACTTTGACCAGCATTTTGGACCCTTTTATCGCACCAACCAGATGTTCATCAAGGCCGTCAACCAAAGCCAT TTCACCCATGAGGCTCCCAGTGGCCTGCTGAACTTTGGCCCCGCCTTCGAGTACAACTTCCTGAAGGAGGTCTTTGAACTGCAGGAATCCATCATGAAGCTGGGCCTGGCAGAAGGCGAGGGCCTGGACAAGATCTGCTATGCCCCCGTCCTGTTGGCGGGTCAGACGGCCACCGTCGATGACTGCGTTATCCAGTCGATATATGGTTACTTCCAGCACGATATGGATCGGTTTGAGAGCTCCTACGTCGACAGCAACAACTATACGATTAACTATCTCAACCAGCTGGAGGATTGTCTAAG AGTTCCCATGATGGAAGACTGCTTTGGCACCTACGGTGGACCCATTGAGCCCGGTATCGCTGTGGGTGGCATGCCCAAGGTGGCGGTGGGCGATGATCCCGACTACATGCTGGCCACCGGACTGGTGATCACCTTCCTGGGCCGCAACCAACTCGACGAGGCCAAGCTGGAGCCGAACGAGAAGTGGGAAAAGCTCTTCGTGGACTTCCTGCGGGACTACAAGAGCGATCGCCTGGACATAGCCTACATGGCGGAACGGTCCATTCAGGATGCCATCGTGGAGCTGTCCGAGGGCGAGGTAAGCACTGTTGTCATCAGCTACCTGGTGATGTTCCTGTACGTGGCCATAGCCCTGGGTCACATCCGCAGCTGTACGGGCTTTCTGCGCGAGTCGCGGATCATGCTGGCCATCGGCGGAATTGTCATTGTGATGGCCTCGGTTACCTGCAGCCTGGGCTTCTGGGGCTACCTGGATGTGACCACAACGATGCTGGCCATCGAGGTGATACCGTTCTTGGTGCTAGCCGTGGGCGTGGACAACATTTTCATCATGGTGCACACGTATCAGCGCCTGGACCACTCGCAGTTTGCGACCACCCACGAGGCAATTGGAGAGGCCATTGGCCAGGTGGGACCCTCGATCCTTCAGACGGCGGGCAGCGAGATGGCCTGCTTTGCCATTGGTTGCATCGCGGACATGCCGGCGGTAAAGACGTTTGCCATGTACGCGGCGATTGCAATCCTGTTGGACTTCCTTCTCCAAATCACCGCCTTTGTGGCCCTGATGGCCATCGATGAGCGGCGCTATCAAGACGGTCGGCTGGACATGCTGTGCTGCCTAAGGAGTGGCGGTGCCAAGAAGAGGCACTCGGTACAGGAAGATGCTGTTGGAGCTGGCGCTGGCGTGGACCAGGCCAAGGAGGTGGGCATGCTGGAGTCCATGTTCAAGAATTTCTATTCACCCTTTCTGCTCTCCAA ACCCGTGAAGGTGTGCGTGCTGCTGATCTTCACTGTGATCACCTGCCTGTCCCTGATGGTGGCACCCTCCATTGAGAAGGGTCTCGACCAGGAAATGTCCATGCCGAAGAACTCTCACGTGGTAAAGTACTTCCGTTATATGGTCGATCTCCTTGCAATGGGTGCCCCCGTCTACTGGGTACTCAAGCCCGGTCTGAACTACTCGTTGCCCCTGGAGCAGAATCTCATCTGCGGTGGAGTCGAGTGCAATAACAACTCGCTGTCCGTGCAGCTGTATACGCAGTCCCGCTATCCGGAGATCACGGCCCTGGCCCGACCAGCCTCGTCCTGGCTGGATGACTACATTGACTGGCTGGCCATTACCGATTGTTGCAAGTACAACGTAACCACCGGCGGCTTCTGCTCCAGCA ACTCCAAGAGTGACGATTGCCTGCCCTGTGAAAGGGGCTTCACCGAGAATGGCCTGAGACCCGATGTGGAGACGTTCAACAGGTATATACCCTACTTCCTCTTTGATCTGCCAGATGCCGAGTGTGCCAAGGCAGGCAGAGCCTCTTATGCTGAT GCCGTGATCTACACCATAGACGACGAGGGAATGTCCACCGTCCAGGACACCTACTTCATGCAGTATTCCACCACATCGACCACCTCGGAGGAATTCTACTCGCAGCTTCGCGAAGTGCGAAGAATTGCCGGCGAGATAAACTCAATGTTTGCGGAGAATGGCGTTGATGCCGAAATCTTTGCCTACTGCGTCTTCTACATTTACTACGAACAGTATTTGACCATTTGGGACGATGCACTCTTCTCCCTGGGTATGTCCCTGCTGGCCATCTTCCTGGTGACCCTGGTTATCACTGGCCTGGACATAACATCCACCCTGATTGTGCTCTTCATGGTGATTTGCATACTGATCAATATGGGCGGCATGATGTGGGCGTGGAGCATCAACCTGAATGCCATTTCACTGGTGAATCTGGTGGTGTGCGTGGGCATTGGCGTGGAGTTTGTGGCTCACATTGTGAGATCCTTCAAGCGGGCGGAGGGAACAGCACAGGAGCGTGCCCGCCACTCGCTGaatgtcaccggcagcagtgTCCTGTCGGGCATAACGCTCACAAAGTTCGCTGGCATCGTGGTGCTGGGCTTCTCCAACTCACAGATCTTTCAGGTCTTTTACTTCCGCATGTATCTGGGCATTGTCCTGATTGGTGCTGCCCATGGCTTGATCCTGTTGCCGGTTCTGCTCAGTCTTCTGGGGCCGCTGAATAATCTGGCCAGGAGCTCCAGTGCCGAGCCCATTGGAGTCTCCAACTGA